AATGCCGTGCTCGCCGGAAATGGTGCCGCCGAGTTTCACGCACAGTTCAAATATTTCGGAGATGGGCTGGCGCAGGCCTACGTTCCACATATCATCGTCGAGGTCGCCGCGGATGATGTTGACGTGCAGGTTGCCATCGCCGGCGTGGCCGTAGCACACGCTCTTAAAGCCGTAGCGGGCGCCGATTTCTTTTACGCCTTTCAACAACGTGGGCAGCTCGGCGCGGGGCACCACGGTGTCTTCTTCCTTATACACCGAGTTGTAGCGCACCGAATTGCCGATGTTGCGGCGAATTTTCCAGAGTTCGTCCTTCTGGGTGGCGTTATCGGCGAGCAGGATTTCGCCCACGTCGTACTTTTCGAGCACGCCGTACACTTGCTCGGCTTCCTTATAGAGCTGGTCCAAGTCCTGGCCATCCAGCTCAATCAGCAGGTGGGCTTTGATGTCTTCGGGCAAGGTGAGCGGAATGTTCAGATAATCGGAAGACCAGGCAATGGCCTCGCGCTCCATAAATTCCATGCCCGAGGGGATGATGCCCGCCCGGAATACGGCCGATACCGCATCGGCCGCCTGCTCCTCCTGCCGGAAAGGCACCAGCATCAGGATACTGTGCTGGGGAAATGGCAACAGCCGAAACACCACCTGGGTAATGATGCCCAACGTGCCCTCGGAGCCCACCATGAGCTGAGTCAGGTTGTAGCCGGTGGAGTTTTTGAGGGTGTTG
This region of Hymenobacter sedentarius genomic DNA includes:
- a CDS encoding FAD-binding oxidoreductase, translating into MQFNALTPELIVEFEAIVGPAHVLTAQRVEADAYADYGRDHTEDLHFAPDVVLRPANAEEISQIMRLCHEHRIPVTPRGAGTGLSGGALPVHNGVVLSTERLNKIVQIDERNLQATVEPGVVNEAFQNAVKEVGLFYPPDPASKGSCFLGGNLAHSSGGPKAVKYGTTRDYVLNLQVVLPTGEIIWTAANTLKNSTGYNLTQLMVGSEGTLGIITQVVFRLLPFPQHSILMLVPFRQEEQAADAVSAVFRAGIIPSGMEFMEREAIAWSSDYLNIPLTLPEDIKAHLLIELDGQDLDQLYKEAEQVYGVLEKYDVGEILLADNATQKDELWKIRRNIGNSVRYNSVYKEEDTVVPRAELPTLLKGVKEIGARYGFKSVCYGHAGDGNLHVNIIRGDLDDDMWNVGLRQPISEIFELCVKLGGTISGEHGIGLVQKGYIGIALAETNLNLMRGIKVVFDPNGILNPGKIF